From Borrelia sp. RT5S, the proteins below share one genomic window:
- the efp gene encoding elongation factor P — MGAIKSGKIEKGSFLLLKGVPHVVLEREFSKTGRGGAIVKLKLKNLKNKSVVKEALKGADTAEEIEVLEVKSQYLYREGEDFIFMDLETYDQFSVNLREVSNLEDKVLFLQEAEVYSLVKWEDEVIDIKLPPKIAFEVVDAEVAVKSDTVTNAMKNVTLHTGFVVKAPIFINVGDKILVNSETKEYAERVKE, encoded by the coding sequence ATGGGTGCAATTAAGTCTGGAAAGATTGAAAAGGGTAGTTTTTTGCTTTTAAAAGGCGTACCACATGTTGTCCTTGAGCGAGAATTTTCTAAAACAGGTAGAGGAGGGGCTATTGTAAAATTGAAACTTAAAAACTTAAAAAATAAATCTGTTGTTAAGGAAGCTTTAAAGGGGGCAGATACAGCGGAAGAAATTGAGGTTTTGGAGGTAAAATCTCAGTATCTTTACAGAGAGGGTGAAGATTTTATTTTTATGGATTTGGAAACTTATGATCAGTTTAGTGTCAATTTAAGAGAGGTTTCAAATCTCGAGGATAAGGTTTTGTTTTTACAAGAAGCAGAAGTTTATTCTCTTGTTAAGTGGGAAGATGAAGTTATTGATATTAAGTTGCCTCCTAAAATTGCATTTGAGGTTGTTGATGCTGAGGTTGCTGTTAAGAGCGATACTGTAACTAATGCAATGAAGAATGTAACTCTTCACACGGGTTTTGTAGTAAAAGCTCCTATTTTTATTAATGTTGGAGATAAGATCTTAGTTAATTCTGAAACAAAAGAATATGCTGAAAGAGTTAAAGAATAA
- a CDS encoding substrate-binding domain-containing protein, translating to MINIRVLFIVSLFFSFVGCTTKGSENVIPVGGSTTATSVMDEMILSYRKINDQLKITYDAQGSSVGIKGLFDGIYKMAVSSRDATEEEVARGAKVTVIAYDALIFITSPDVKITNIAESDLARILNGSITNWKQIGGPDARINFINRDSSSGSYSSVKNLVLEKIFKNPEEAQFRQDGIVVKSNGEVIEKASLTPHSIGYISFGYARNSMEKGLSALSINTVYPTKETIIQNKYNIKRSLVAITTDVSENENMLDFIEFILGPGGQDIIEEQGFIGVTTPK from the coding sequence ATGATAAATATCAGAGTACTCTTTATTGTTTCATTATTCTTTTCGTTTGTCGGCTGTACAACTAAGGGCAGCGAAAATGTCATCCCTGTTGGTGGGTCTACCACTGCTACTTCTGTTATGGATGAGATGATATTGAGCTATAGAAAAATAAACGATCAACTTAAAATAACTTATGATGCTCAGGGAAGTAGTGTCGGAATTAAGGGATTGTTTGATGGTATTTACAAGATGGCAGTCTCATCAAGAGATGCTACCGAGGAAGAGGTGGCTAGGGGAGCTAAAGTGACTGTTATTGCTTATGATGCTTTAATATTTATCACAAGCCCTGATGTTAAGATTACAAATATTGCAGAATCCGATTTAGCAAGGATACTCAATGGGAGTATTACAAACTGGAAACAAATTGGGGGTCCTGATGCTAGGATTAATTTCATAAACCGAGATTCATCATCCGGGTCATATTCATCTGTTAAAAACCTAGTTCTTGAAAAAATATTTAAAAATCCCGAAGAGGCTCAATTTAGGCAAGATGGCATTGTGGTAAAATCTAATGGAGAAGTGATTGAGAAAGCAAGTCTTACTCCACACTCGATTGGTTATATTAGCTTTGGATACGCAAGAAACTCTATGGAGAAGGGGTTGAGCGCGCTTTCGATAAATACTGTATACCCTACAAAGGAAACAATAATACAGAACAAATACAATATAAAGAGAAGCTTAGTTGCAATCACAACTGACGTTTCTGAAAATGAGAACATGCTCGACTTTATTGAATTTATTCTAGGTCCGGGAGGCCAAGATATCATTGAAGAACAAGGTTTCATTGGGGTTACAACCCCCAAATGA
- the pstC gene encoding phosphate ABC transporter permease subunit PstC, with the protein MALNLKTRRSVVSLGFNCFVFASAAISALSILLLILFVVSNGIAPFLHNRIKISNFLFSTDWDPTSNIQKSYGILSFIINSALTTLFSVLIALPIGLGFAIYLFEKARGVYQKVLQTIVELLAGIPSVVYGFFGSTFISTFIKNTFKREDNLGYNLISSTIVLSIMILPTIISVSYTSLKAVPKSYKLASLALAATDWQTTYKVMIPSAGRGILAGVILAIGRAIGETIAVLMVGGGSPLFIKNIFSPIRTLTINIAIDMGYASGTHREALFSTALVLLLSVIIINSIKYFILSSSKRLKIK; encoded by the coding sequence ATGGCGTTGAATTTAAAAACTAGAAGAAGTGTTGTTAGTCTGGGGTTTAACTGCTTTGTTTTTGCATCCGCAGCAATTAGTGCTTTGTCAATATTACTATTAATTTTATTTGTTGTTAGCAACGGAATAGCGCCTTTCCTTCACAATAGAATTAAGATTTCCAATTTTTTATTTAGCACTGACTGGGATCCTACCAGCAATATACAAAAGTCTTATGGAATACTGTCGTTTATTATAAATTCAGCATTAACGACGCTTTTTTCTGTCCTTATTGCACTACCAATTGGTCTTGGATTTGCGATTTATCTTTTTGAAAAAGCTAGAGGAGTTTATCAAAAGGTACTACAAACCATAGTGGAATTGCTAGCGGGTATTCCAAGCGTAGTGTATGGTTTTTTCGGAAGTACGTTTATATCCACTTTCATAAAGAACACATTCAAAAGAGAAGACAACTTAGGGTACAATCTAATAAGCTCAACTATAGTTTTAAGCATCATGATACTTCCTACAATAATTAGTGTCTCTTACACATCACTTAAAGCGGTTCCAAAATCGTATAAACTGGCATCTCTTGCACTAGCTGCAACAGACTGGCAAACAACATATAAAGTAATGATTCCGTCCGCTGGAAGAGGAATTCTAGCAGGAGTAATACTGGCCATTGGTAGAGCTATTGGTGAAACAATTGCAGTTTTAATGGTCGGTGGTGGTTCGCCTTTATTTATAAAAAATATATTCTCGCCTATTAGAACTCTTACGATAAACATTGCAATAGACATGGGATATGCTTCTGGTACCCACAGAGAAGCCTTATTTTCAACAGCCTTGGTTTTGTTACTATCAGTAATAATTATAAACTCAATTAAATACTTTATTCTCTCTTCATCTAAAAGGCTAAAAATCAAGTGA